The Hyphomonadaceae bacterium ML37 genome includes a region encoding these proteins:
- a CDS encoding acyl-CoA dehydrogenase family protein, protein MSFVLNEEETMLRDGAQQFLEEQAPVTALRKLRDAGDAHGFSRDLWSAMAEMGWCGILVSEDHGGVDMGCAAAGLVLEQIGRNLTASPFLSTAVMGASAFKLAGTDAQKDAWLPKIAAGETVIALALDERARHNPSHVKTKAVKDGNGFRLSGAKKYVVNGAGADLLIVAARTEDDRINLFLVSPDAAGITRTSRRTLDSHVPADIAFDDVKLDGDALLGGAEDSEAAYRHLLDIGRAAQAAEALGVGQRAFDMTLDYIREREQFGVAIGTFQGLQHRAAHLYGELELARSLVRRALTVLDTQPAQAPLWCAAAKAKATAVSRLSTSEGIQMFGGVGMTDEYDIGLYYKRAQAAGEYLGDDAFNAGEVARLSGY, encoded by the coding sequence ATGTCTTTCGTTTTGAACGAAGAAGAGACCATGCTGCGCGACGGCGCACAGCAATTCCTGGAAGAACAGGCGCCCGTCACCGCCCTGCGCAAGCTGCGCGATGCGGGCGACGCCCACGGCTTCTCGCGCGATCTGTGGTCCGCCATGGCCGAGATGGGCTGGTGCGGGATTCTGGTCAGCGAAGACCATGGCGGGGTCGATATGGGCTGCGCGGCGGCCGGGCTGGTGCTCGAACAGATCGGGCGCAATCTCACCGCCTCCCCCTTCCTGTCCACCGCCGTCATGGGCGCCAGCGCCTTCAAGCTGGCGGGCACGGACGCGCAGAAAGACGCCTGGCTGCCGAAGATTGCCGCGGGCGAGACCGTCATCGCCCTCGCGCTGGACGAGCGGGCGCGCCACAACCCGTCACACGTGAAGACCAAAGCGGTGAAGGACGGTAATGGCTTCCGCCTGTCGGGCGCCAAGAAATACGTGGTCAATGGCGCGGGCGCGGACCTGCTGATCGTGGCGGCGCGTACCGAGGATGACCGGATCAATCTCTTCCTCGTCTCGCCGGACGCCGCCGGAATCACGCGCACGTCCCGGCGCACGCTGGACAGTCATGTGCCCGCCGACATCGCCTTTGACGATGTGAAGCTCGACGGCGACGCGCTGCTGGGCGGGGCTGAGGACAGCGAGGCAGCCTACCGCCATCTGCTGGACATCGGCCGCGCCGCCCAGGCCGCCGAGGCGCTGGGCGTGGGTCAGCGCGCCTTTGACATGACGCTCGATTACATCCGTGAGCGCGAACAGTTCGGCGTCGCTATCGGGACCTTCCAGGGCCTGCAGCACCGCGCCGCCCATCTCTATGGCGAACTGGAGCTGGCCCGCTCGCTGGTGCGCCGCGCCCTCACCGTACTGGACACCCAGCCCGCCCAGGCTCCGCTCTGGTGCGCTGCGGCCAAGGCCAAGGCCACGGCCGTGTCACGCCTGTCCACCAGCGAAGGCATCCAGATGTTCGGCGGCGTCGGCATGACCGACGAATACGATATCGGCCTGTACTACAAGCGCGCCCAGGCCGCCGGCGAATATCTGGGCGATGACGCCTTCAATGCAGGCGAAGTGGCGAGGCTGAGCGGGTATTGA
- a CDS encoding ATP-binding cassette domain-containing protein, protein MLHINDLTHRIQGRLLFDQATLFLPAKTRMGLVGRNGTGKSTLFRLILGDASPESGDVRVQPGARIGTIAQEAPAGRTSVMDFVLAADLERAALMAEAETASDPNRIAEVQTRLADIGAHSAEARAGSILSGLGFDTAAHGRACAEFSGGWRMRVAMAATLFAGPDLLLLDEPTNYLDLEGALWLETHLSKFPGAALVISHDRELLNASVHAIVHLKDCKLSVWEGGFDSFQRQLAERQRVQMKMVEKQEDERRRLQGFVDRFRAQATKAKQAQSRVKRLEKLAPIATMVEDPVAPFEFPGAERRMGNPLVRFDECDTGYDPDKPVLRKLNLRIDVDDRIGLLGRNGAGKSTFAKLLTGALPVTSGAMRMHKKAVVAHFAQHQIDALSPDHSAYDHVLERMEEKTEAQRRARLARFGLPRDRQETPARNLSGGEKARLLMNLITFDGAHLLILDEPTNHLDIDSRAALMDAINEFPGAVILISHDRSLIDTCVDRLWVAEGGTIKAWDGDLDDYRKHMLQSEAKPRPKGLPAGGQKSADRRQTAAARDQLKPLKAEIARWEREIDRLKGVLDKIDGGLAIGGLWEKDPGLATELTKKRARCVELIDDAELNWLEASEKLEAAQAAAGV, encoded by the coding sequence ATGCTCCACATCAACGACCTCACCCACCGCATTCAGGGCCGCTTGCTGTTTGATCAGGCGACGCTTTTCCTGCCCGCGAAAACCCGCATGGGGCTGGTGGGGCGCAATGGCACGGGCAAATCCACCCTGTTCCGCCTGATTCTGGGCGACGCCTCGCCCGAAAGCGGAGATGTGCGGGTGCAGCCGGGCGCGCGCATCGGCACGATCGCGCAGGAGGCGCCCGCCGGGCGCACCAGTGTAATGGACTTCGTGCTGGCCGCCGATCTGGAGCGCGCGGCGCTGATGGCGGAAGCCGAAACCGCCAGCGATCCCAACCGCATCGCTGAAGTGCAGACGCGCCTGGCCGATATCGGCGCGCACTCGGCCGAGGCGCGCGCGGGGTCGATCCTGAGCGGGCTGGGCTTTGACACGGCGGCGCATGGGCGCGCGTGTGCGGAGTTCTCCGGCGGCTGGCGCATGCGCGTGGCCATGGCGGCGACACTGTTCGCCGGGCCGGATCTGCTCCTGCTCGACGAGCCCACGAACTATCTCGATCTGGAAGGCGCGCTCTGGCTGGAGACGCATCTGTCGAAATTTCCCGGCGCGGCGCTGGTCATCTCCCACGACCGCGAGCTTCTGAACGCCAGCGTCCACGCAATCGTGCATCTGAAAGACTGCAAGCTGTCGGTCTGGGAGGGCGGGTTTGACTCCTTCCAGCGCCAGCTCGCCGAGCGCCAACGCGTGCAGATGAAGATGGTGGAAAAGCAGGAGGATGAGCGCCGCCGCCTGCAGGGCTTCGTCGACCGGTTCCGCGCCCAGGCCACCAAGGCCAAACAGGCCCAGTCGCGGGTCAAGCGTCTGGAAAAGCTCGCCCCCATCGCCACCATGGTCGAGGATCCGGTAGCGCCGTTCGAGTTTCCCGGCGCCGAGCGGCGTATGGGCAATCCGCTGGTGCGCTTTGACGAGTGCGATACGGGCTACGATCCGGACAAGCCGGTCCTGCGCAAGCTCAATCTGCGCATTGATGTGGATGACCGCATCGGGCTTCTGGGCCGCAATGGCGCGGGCAAGTCCACCTTCGCCAAGCTGCTCACCGGCGCATTGCCGGTGACGTCTGGCGCGATGCGCATGCACAAGAAGGCGGTGGTGGCCCATTTCGCCCAGCATCAGATCGACGCACTGTCGCCGGACCATTCGGCCTATGACCATGTGCTCGAGCGCATGGAGGAGAAGACCGAGGCCCAGCGCCGCGCACGCCTGGCGCGCTTCGGCCTGCCGCGCGACCGGCAGGAGACGCCGGCCAGAAACCTGTCAGGCGGCGAGAAGGCGCGCCTCCTGATGAACCTCATCACGTTTGACGGGGCGCATCTTCTGATCCTGGACGAGCCGACCAACCATTTGGATATCGACAGCCGGGCCGCGCTCATGGACGCGATCAACGAGTTTCCCGGCGCGGTGATACTGATCAGCCACGACCGCAGCCTGATCGATACCTGCGTGGACCGGCTCTGGGTGGCTGAAGGCGGGACGATCAAGGCTTGGGACGGTGATCTGGACGACTACCGCAAGCACATGCTGCAAAGCGAAGCCAAGCCCCGGCCCAAAGGTCTGCCCGCCGGCGGCCAGAAGTCGGCTGACCGGCGCCAGACCGCCGCCGCGCGCGACCAGCTCAAACCCCTCAAGGCCGAGATCGCCCGCTGGGAGCGCGAGATCGACCGGCTCAAGGGCGTGCTGGACAAGATCGATGGCGGGCTCGCCATTGGCGGGCTTTGGGAAAAAGACCCGGGCCTCGCCACCGAGCTCACCAAGAAGCGCGCGCGCTGCGTGGAGCTGATTGATGACGCGGAGCTGAACTGGCTGGAGGCGTCAGAGAAGCTGGAGGCGGCTCAGGCGGCGGCGGGGGTTTAG
- the ndk gene encoding nucleoside-diphosphate kinase, whose amino-acid sequence MALQRTFSIIKPDATRRNLTGQINALIEAAGLRIIAQKRLHLTQAQAETFYGVHRERGFFNELVSFMISGPVVVQVLEGEDAIATYRKVMGATNPANAEPGTIRKEFAESIEANSVHGSDAPETAAEEIAYFFAGYEIVG is encoded by the coding sequence ATGGCGCTGCAACGCACCTTCTCCATCATCAAGCCCGACGCCACGCGCCGCAATCTGACCGGCCAGATCAACGCCCTGATCGAGGCCGCCGGCCTGCGCATCATCGCCCAGAAGCGCCTGCACCTGACCCAGGCCCAGGCCGAGACGTTTTACGGCGTGCACCGCGAGCGCGGCTTCTTCAACGAGCTGGTGTCCTTCATGATTTCCGGCCCCGTCGTGGTCCAGGTGCTGGAAGGCGAAGACGCCATCGCCACCTACCGCAAGGTGATGGGCGCCACCAACCCGGCCAATGCCGAGCCCGGCACGATCCGCAAGGAATTTGCCGAATCCATCGAGGCCAACTCGGTGCACGGCTCGGACGCGCCGGAAACCGCCGCTGAAGAAATCGCCTATTTCTTCGCCGGCTACGAGATTGTGGGCTAA
- a CDS encoding methyltransferase domain-containing protein — MGELSSVYFASDRSAADEAERLRRLDGFYAAPTQAWLEQAVGFTPGMAIAEFGPGSGRMLSWFAQRTGPDGDVLGVDIDLSRADPPQPPVRLMEADLFAPAAEPERFDLVYARMVIGHLSDPHTAISRLMDWLKPGGMLALADLDCSGSAPVDTSAPGMQAVADAMADLMTSMDASGLMDSAFGARLEAGMRAAGLQSVQAQRFERIVETGSDWARFQADNVEIIAGLTGAHEAGSLTARFMRMPGARYHDQALVFCTGVKPG; from the coding sequence ATGGGTGAGCTGAGTTCTGTTTATTTTGCGTCTGACCGGAGCGCAGCCGATGAGGCTGAACGCCTGCGGCGGCTGGACGGGTTTTACGCCGCACCGACGCAGGCCTGGCTGGAGCAAGCCGTCGGTTTCACGCCGGGCATGGCGATCGCCGAGTTCGGGCCCGGGTCCGGGCGCATGCTGTCCTGGTTTGCGCAGCGCACCGGTCCTGACGGCGATGTGCTGGGCGTGGACATTGATCTGTCGCGCGCCGACCCGCCGCAGCCCCCTGTGCGCCTGATGGAGGCCGACCTGTTCGCTCCGGCGGCCGAGCCGGAACGGTTTGATCTGGTCTATGCGCGTATGGTGATCGGGCATTTGTCCGATCCGCACACCGCAATTTCCCGCCTGATGGACTGGCTGAAGCCCGGCGGCATGCTGGCGCTGGCTGATCTGGATTGCTCGGGTTCTGCGCCGGTCGACACGAGCGCGCCGGGCATGCAGGCGGTGGCGGACGCGATGGCCGATCTAATGACCTCCATGGACGCGTCGGGCCTCATGGACAGCGCGTTCGGCGCGCGTCTGGAGGCGGGCATGCGCGCAGCGGGCCTTCAGTCTGTGCAGGCGCAGCGCTTTGAGCGGATCGTCGAGACCGGATCGGACTGGGCGCGGTTTCAGGCCGACAATGTGGAGATCATCGCCGGCCTCACCGGCGCGCACGAAGCCGGGTCCCTCACCGCCCGTTTCATGCGCATGCCCGGAGCGCGCTATCATGATCAGGCGCTGGTGTTTTGCACCGGCGTCAAGCCGGGGTGA
- a CDS encoding cytochrome c family protein has translation MRSPTRPIALPVVTAAALLALAACSEPEPSAQTGGAPEAPVTASAPEEASSPADPAREANAAAALAALGEPYMSANLANGERLWRRCQSCHTVNEGARHLVGPNLHGMFGRQAGTAEGFRYSDVVAGADFVWTPEALDDWLTNPRDFLPGNRMSFAGLRHESDRNDLIAWLAAATAPDEAETVSED, from the coding sequence ATGCGCAGCCCAACCCGACCCATCGCCTTGCCCGTTGTGACCGCCGCCGCCCTGCTGGCGCTCGCCGCCTGCAGCGAGCCTGAGCCCAGCGCGCAGACCGGGGGGGCGCCCGAGGCCCCTGTCACGGCATCGGCCCCGGAAGAAGCCTCTTCGCCCGCGGATCCGGCGCGCGAGGCGAACGCCGCAGCCGCCCTGGCCGCGCTGGGCGAGCCCTATATGTCGGCCAATCTGGCCAATGGCGAGCGGCTGTGGCGGCGCTGCCAGTCCTGTCACACGGTCAATGAGGGCGCACGCCATCTGGTGGGGCCCAATCTGCATGGCATGTTCGGTCGCCAGGCCGGGACCGCAGAGGGGTTTCGATACTCCGATGTGGTGGCCGGAGCAGACTTTGTCTGGACGCCGGAGGCTCTGGACGACTGGCTGACCAATCCGCGCGACTTCCTGCCGGGCAACCGGATGAGCTTTGCGGGCCTTCGCCATGAGAGCGACCGCAATGATCTGATCGCCTGGCTGGCGGCCGCCACCGCGCCGGACGAGGCGGAGACGGTGAGCGAGGACTAG
- a CDS encoding TonB-dependent receptor has product MTRLFQAALMASAALPAFAAAAYAQETETAAPRGVDRITVTAQRREADSQDVPIALTAIGAEELERQAVEEITDLRFTAPNVNIQKNTGVANAAQVYIRGVGQDESSLFAEVGVGIYLDGVYLGKQNGTTIDLVDLERVEVLRGPQGTYYGRNTNGGAIRFISRRPELTGTRGVLDVAVGTMDRLDVRASWSSAIIEGESGFKIDLFTRNMGSDFDLLNTPAPTAGPFTYEPQSEVNNVERFGARGSFLWEPSDRDLSVYIVGDWTIDNSGAFIPTPIQRQADGSVTEPFGRRAGNMSIAPFHEYSGGGISGEVRFGTALGDITSITAYRSFSQDLTADLDGPGIVDLYQELDQWQFTQEVQLVGGNEQVDYVLGAYYFRENVEQLANNRFNQIFSGIIGQPFGLNDDVQDTTSWAVFGETTFHLNDQLSFTLGGRYTSDEKTAERRLLNPNTLAPIWDVDPSFDDTNFSWRAVAQYRPNENLMVYGSYSTGYKAGGLAGTRPITQNVAFNIYEPEELASWEVGLRSDLFDNSLRFNATYFYATYDALQLSVLEPATFQFGVINADAIVHGLELEGVWAPTDQFQLSGNLGTTNFEYDEGTRVDPAVGIPFNTLEGKQFPDLSARLNAVYFQPTELGEFAFGGSATHSSAFARNVGNSPAIFSDEVTTFDLFAQLTSPDGRWRLKLEGKNITDEDIFLAGNAPGAAPGSFGSRYYTYGAIWSASLRLEF; this is encoded by the coding sequence ATGACCCGACTGTTCCAGGCCGCCTTGATGGCCAGCGCCGCTCTGCCAGCCTTCGCCGCCGCCGCTTACGCCCAGGAAACCGAGACCGCGGCGCCGCGCGGGGTCGACCGTATCACCGTGACGGCCCAGCGCCGCGAGGCCGATTCCCAGGACGTGCCGATCGCGCTCACCGCCATCGGCGCTGAAGAGCTGGAACGTCAGGCGGTCGAGGAGATCACCGATCTGCGCTTCACCGCGCCAAACGTGAATATCCAGAAGAATACCGGCGTGGCCAACGCGGCCCAGGTCTATATCCGCGGCGTGGGCCAGGATGAATCCTCGCTCTTCGCCGAAGTGGGCGTGGGCATCTATCTGGACGGTGTTTATCTGGGCAAGCAGAACGGCACCACCATCGATCTGGTCGATCTGGAGCGGGTCGAGGTGCTGCGTGGTCCGCAAGGCACGTATTACGGCCGCAACACCAATGGCGGCGCGATCCGCTTTATCTCGCGCCGGCCCGAGCTCACCGGCACGCGCGGCGTGCTGGACGTGGCCGTCGGCACGATGGACCGCCTGGACGTGCGCGCCTCCTGGTCATCGGCCATCATCGAGGGTGAGAGCGGGTTCAAGATCGATCTTTTCACCCGCAATATGGGCAGCGATTTCGATCTCCTGAATACGCCTGCGCCGACCGCGGGACCTTTCACCTACGAGCCGCAATCGGAAGTGAACAATGTGGAGCGCTTCGGCGCGCGCGGCTCGTTCCTGTGGGAGCCGTCGGATCGCGATCTGTCGGTCTATATCGTGGGCGATTGGACCATCGACAATTCGGGCGCCTTCATCCCGACCCCGATCCAGCGTCAGGCCGACGGATCGGTGACCGAGCCGTTCGGTCGGCGTGCGGGCAATATGTCCATCGCGCCCTTCCATGAATACAGCGGCGGCGGGATTAGCGGCGAAGTGCGTTTTGGCACCGCGCTGGGCGACATCACCTCCATCACCGCCTATCGCAGCTTCTCCCAGGACCTGACAGCGGATCTCGACGGTCCGGGCATTGTCGATCTCTATCAGGAGCTGGACCAGTGGCAGTTCACCCAGGAAGTCCAGCTGGTGGGCGGCAATGAGCAGGTCGATTACGTGCTGGGCGCCTATTATTTCCGCGAAAATGTCGAACAGCTGGCAAACAACCGCTTCAACCAGATCTTCTCGGGCATTATCGGCCAGCCCTTCGGCCTCAATGATGATGTGCAGGACACCACGTCCTGGGCGGTGTTCGGTGAAACCACCTTCCACCTCAATGACCAGCTCTCCTTCACGCTGGGCGGGCGCTACACCTCGGACGAGAAGACCGCCGAGCGGCGCTTGCTCAATCCCAACACGCTGGCGCCGATCTGGGATGTGGACCCGTCTTTTGACGACACCAATTTCTCCTGGCGCGCCGTGGCGCAATACCGGCCCAACGAGAATCTGATGGTCTATGGCTCGTACTCGACGGGCTACAAGGCGGGCGGTCTCGCGGGCACGCGCCCGATCACCCAGAATGTGGCGTTCAATATCTATGAGCCTGAAGAACTGGCGTCGTGGGAAGTCGGCCTGCGTTCGGACCTGTTCGACAATTCGCTGCGCTTCAACGCGACCTATTTCTACGCGACCTATGACGCGCTGCAGCTGTCGGTTCTGGAGCCCGCCACCTTCCAGTTCGGCGTGATCAACGCTGACGCCATCGTCCACGGCCTGGAGCTGGAGGGCGTCTGGGCGCCCACCGACCAGTTCCAGCTGTCGGGCAATCTGGGCACCACCAATTTCGAGTATGACGAAGGCACGCGCGTCGACCCGGCGGTGGGCATTCCCTTCAACACGCTGGAGGGCAAGCAATTCCCCGACCTGTCGGCCCGCCTGAACGCGGTGTACTTCCAGCCCACCGAGCTGGGCGAATTCGCCTTTGGCGGTTCGGCCACCCATTCCAGCGCGTTCGCCCGCAATGTGGGCAATTCACCGGCGATCTTCTCCGACGAAGTGACCACGTTCGACCTGTTCGCCCAGCTGACCTCGCCCGACGGGCGCTGGCGGCTCAAGCTGGAGGGCAAGAACATCACCGACGAGGATATCTTCCTCGCCGGCAACGCGCCGGGCGCTGCTCCGGGCTCGTTCGGCAGCCGCTACTACACCTATGGGGCCATCTGGAGCGCCAGCCTGCGCCTGGAGTTCTGA
- a CDS encoding TonB-dependent receptor, whose amino-acid sequence MVRSLPSARVRLCAAVSLAALIGAGAAPVMAQDAPSPERAQARDVITITAGRASGAGALDRPVARISQDDLRAGGQEDLGRALAFNPAIVGSEFNDDPGTQNNTSGTASVNLRGLGLGASLVLINGQRQTITSVAADDGSTFVDMNALAPGIAIARVEILKDGASPLHGSDALAGVINVITRDRFEGLELVVEGRRPDSFGGAGNSGQAAMIAGRDFGAVHLMGAISARRTDGVEGFETDFVPGTGISTLGQPGSYYIQAPGGGFALTNPAGGPVPILDRDCAAAGGLPLVLGAATPFGDPGLCQLDFGQFFSLIPDETRINALTALTAGLGGAVLTVRAGLAHTELTRGNSPSLPALNFPTIPVANPGNYLGADVTWLGRPLGVNAGAARRQFEHLTWRLDGELAAPFTAFARVWEGRVSASWSANTLDATITDTIASRLSLALNGVGGPACLAGAAAGDAGCFWFNPFGSGALVTDPSDPRYNDPALMDWLVQEDLRQSEASLGVLDASAQAPSLFTAPGGPVSLAVGAQVRRERLSVDHGDLFNADAFQFIVGGPDFSGSRTVTSVYAETLIPVSARTRLQAAARHEALDSFSSLDPKLSIAHDVSGNLTMSAGWARSFRAPSLHQQISATTSLQSLNTGASSSFLPVRTVGAPDLRPEEADTFTAGAALAAGGWSARLDLWRIEVEDVIVRESAQAILIAASDGAGGFNDPRVEVSPAGDVTLVRAAYVNAPSVTTQGVDLTLNRAPIETNRFGAFGAGFEGVWIERYRFADPVLNRTIEAAGSRNFTNAARSLPRLRASAWLDWSAGAWSARLQTRHISAYDNDEGAGGRVGAWTVADVQAGWRGQAYGRGYQVTLGALNITGEAAPSVPTPLGYDTKVHDARGRIAYLRLAVTG is encoded by the coding sequence ATGGTCCGTTCCCTCCCGTCCGCCCGTGTCCGTCTGTGCGCCGCTGTCAGCCTGGCCGCCCTGATCGGCGCCGGCGCCGCGCCGGTGATGGCGCAGGACGCGCCATCACCGGAGCGCGCGCAGGCACGCGACGTGATCACCATCACGGCCGGGCGGGCGTCGGGTGCGGGCGCGCTGGACCGGCCGGTGGCGCGCATCAGCCAGGATGATCTGCGCGCGGGCGGTCAGGAGGATCTGGGCCGGGCGCTGGCGTTCAATCCGGCCATTGTGGGCTCGGAATTCAATGATGATCCGGGCACGCAGAACAACACATCCGGCACAGCGAGCGTCAATCTGCGCGGGCTGGGGCTGGGCGCGTCGCTGGTGCTGATCAATGGCCAGCGCCAGACCATCACCAGCGTGGCCGCCGATGACGGCTCCACCTTTGTGGACATGAATGCGCTGGCGCCCGGTATCGCCATTGCGCGGGTGGAAATCCTCAAAGACGGCGCCTCGCCCCTGCACGGGTCGGACGCGCTGGCCGGCGTCATCAACGTCATCACCCGCGACCGGTTTGAGGGGCTGGAGCTGGTTGTCGAAGGCCGCCGCCCGGACAGTTTCGGCGGCGCGGGAAACAGCGGTCAGGCGGCGATGATCGCCGGGCGCGACTTTGGCGCGGTGCATCTGATGGGCGCGATCTCGGCGCGCCGCACCGATGGCGTGGAGGGGTTCGAAACTGACTTCGTGCCGGGCACCGGCATTTCGACGCTGGGCCAGCCTGGTTCCTATTACATCCAGGCGCCGGGCGGCGGGTTTGCACTGACCAATCCGGCGGGCGGACCCGTGCCGATCCTGGACCGTGATTGTGCAGCGGCCGGCGGCTTGCCGCTGGTGCTGGGCGCGGCGACGCCGTTTGGCGATCCGGGCTTGTGCCAGCTGGATTTCGGCCAGTTCTTCTCGCTGATCCCCGACGAGACACGCATCAACGCCCTGACCGCCCTCACCGCCGGTCTGGGCGGGGCCGTGCTGACCGTGCGGGCGGGGCTGGCTCATACCGAGCTGACGCGCGGCAACTCGCCGTCTCTGCCGGCGCTGAACTTCCCCACCATCCCTGTGGCCAATCCGGGCAATTATCTGGGCGCCGACGTGACCTGGCTGGGGCGCCCCCTGGGCGTGAACGCCGGCGCGGCCCGGCGCCAGTTCGAGCATTTGACCTGGCGGCTTGATGGCGAGCTCGCCGCGCCCTTCACCGCCTTTGCGCGCGTGTGGGAAGGACGGGTCAGCGCCAGCTGGTCGGCCAATACGCTGGACGCCACCATCACCGACACCATCGCCTCGCGCCTGTCGCTGGCGCTCAATGGCGTGGGCGGACCGGCCTGCCTGGCGGGGGCGGCGGCGGGAGACGCCGGATGCTTCTGGTTCAACCCGTTTGGCTCCGGCGCGCTGGTCACCGACCCGTCCGACCCGCGCTATAACGATCCGGCGCTGATGGACTGGCTGGTGCAGGAAGATTTGCGCCAATCCGAAGCCAGCCTGGGCGTGTTGGACGCCTCGGCGCAGGCCCCTTCCCTGTTCACGGCGCCCGGCGGGCCGGTCTCGCTGGCGGTGGGCGCGCAGGTGCGCCGCGAGCGATTGTCAGTGGACCATGGCGATCTGTTCAATGCCGACGCCTTCCAGTTCATCGTCGGCGGTCCGGACTTTTCCGGCTCGCGCACCGTCACCAGCGTCTACGCCGAAACCCTGATCCCGGTGAGCGCCCGCACCCGTCTTCAGGCCGCGGCGCGCCATGAGGCGCTGGACTCCTTCTCCTCGCTCGATCCCAAGCTCTCCATCGCCCACGATGTCAGCGGGAATCTGACTATGTCGGCGGGCTGGGCGCGGTCTTTCCGAGCGCCGTCTCTGCACCAGCAGATCTCGGCGACCACATCGCTGCAATCGCTCAATACCGGGGCATCCAGCAGCTTCCTGCCCGTGCGCACCGTGGGTGCGCCGGACCTGCGCCCGGAAGAGGCCGACACCTTCACTGCTGGCGCGGCGCTGGCGGCAGGCGGGTGGAGCGCGCGGCTCGATCTGTGGCGCATCGAGGTGGAGGATGTGATCGTGCGCGAAAGCGCACAAGCCATTCTGATCGCCGCCAGCGATGGTGCGGGCGGTTTCAATGATCCGCGCGTGGAAGTCTCGCCTGCGGGCGACGTCACCCTGGTGCGTGCGGCTTACGTGAATGCGCCGTCGGTCACCACGCAAGGCGTGGACCTGACGCTCAACCGCGCGCCCATTGAAACCAACAGGTTCGGCGCGTTCGGCGCGGGCTTTGAGGGCGTGTGGATCGAGCGTTACCGCTTTGCCGACCCGGTGCTGAACCGCACCATCGAGGCGGCGGGCAGTCGCAATTTCACCAATGCCGCCCGATCCCTGCCCCGCCTGCGCGCTTCGGCGTGGCTGGATTGGAGCGCGGGAGCCTGGAGCGCGCGCCTGCAGACGCGCCACATCTCCGCCTATGACAATGATGAAGGCGCCGGCGGGCGCGTGGGCGCCTGGACGGTGGCCGATGTGCAGGCCGGCTGGCGCGGGCAGGCGTATGGGCGCGGCTATCAGGTGACGCTGGGCGCACTGAACATCACCGGCGAGGCCGCGCCGTCCGTGCCGACCCCGCTGGGCTATGACACAAAGGTGCATGATGCGCGCGGACGCATCGCCTATCTGCGCCTGGCGGTGACGGGCTAG